A genomic stretch from Caulobacter sp. FWC2 includes:
- a CDS encoding exodeoxyribonuclease III, giving the protein MRLRIATWNVNSVRLRAEQAARFVDEQAPDVLCMQEIKCQEGEFPREAFEAMGLKHLKIAGQKGWHGVAIASRLPFEDVPTLMNCREGHARCVAVKVAGVDIQNFYIPAGGDTPDRIGNPKFDHKLDFYETLTAALKKRDPKAPLIVTGDLNIAPGENDVWSHRQMLKVVSHTPAELEAFDAMMKSMNLLDLPRLATPEPEKLFSWWSYRAADFRKSNRGLRLDHILASPGLRDAAIVDGKVSSRVHDTVREWERPSDHAPVTADLKL; this is encoded by the coding sequence ATGCGCCTCCGTATCGCCACCTGGAACGTCAATTCCGTCCGCCTCCGCGCCGAACAGGCCGCCCGCTTCGTCGACGAGCAGGCCCCGGATGTCCTGTGCATGCAGGAGATCAAGTGCCAGGAGGGCGAGTTCCCGCGCGAGGCCTTCGAGGCCATGGGCCTGAAGCACCTGAAGATCGCCGGCCAGAAGGGCTGGCACGGCGTGGCCATCGCCTCGCGCCTGCCGTTCGAGGATGTCCCGACCCTGATGAACTGCCGCGAGGGCCACGCGCGCTGCGTCGCGGTCAAGGTGGCCGGGGTCGACATCCAGAACTTCTACATCCCGGCGGGCGGCGACACGCCCGACCGCATCGGCAATCCGAAGTTCGACCACAAGCTCGACTTCTACGAGACCCTGACCGCCGCCCTGAAGAAGCGCGACCCCAAGGCCCCGCTGATCGTCACCGGCGACCTCAATATCGCGCCGGGCGAAAACGACGTCTGGAGTCACCGCCAGATGCTGAAGGTCGTCAGCCACACGCCGGCCGAGCTCGAGGCCTTCGACGCGATGATGAAGTCGATGAATCTGCTGGACCTGCCGCGCCTGGCGACGCCGGAGCCGGAAAAGCTGTTTTCCTGGTGGAGCTATCGCGCCGCCGACTTCCGTAAATCCAACCGCGGCCTGCGCCTGGACCATATCCTGGCGAGCCCCGGCCTGCGCGACGCGGCGATCGTGGACGGCAAGGTCTCCTCGCGCGTCCACGACACCGTCCGGGAATGGGAACGTCCCAGCGACCACGCCCCGGTAACGGCGGACTTGAAGCTCTAG
- a CDS encoding outer-membrane lipoprotein carrier protein LolA, producing the protein MTTRRILLAAGLAAAIASPVLAQDAKPVPAALTAEQKALLDKATAYIQGLGSAKGRFVQTDARGTQTQGAFYMQRPGKARFAYDPPAGLLVVSNGNNVNIFDSRLKTYESYPLSKTPLNLLLAREVRLDRGVTITDVRPLADGFTIVAQDAKRQALGRISMDFSNSPVGLMGWTVTDIKGGQIRVRLIDFAETSDLDPKLFVLTDPRRKVGK; encoded by the coding sequence ATGACCACTCGCCGTATTCTTCTGGCGGCCGGCCTGGCCGCCGCCATCGCTTCTCCGGTGCTGGCGCAAGACGCCAAGCCCGTCCCGGCCGCCCTGACCGCCGAGCAGAAGGCCCTGCTGGACAAGGCCACCGCCTATATCCAGGGCCTGGGCTCGGCCAAGGGCCGCTTCGTGCAGACCGACGCGCGCGGGACCCAGACGCAAGGCGCCTTCTACATGCAGCGCCCGGGCAAGGCGCGGTTCGCCTACGATCCGCCGGCGGGCCTTCTGGTCGTCAGCAACGGTAATAACGTCAACATCTTCGACAGCCGGCTGAAGACCTATGAGAGCTATCCGCTCAGCAAGACGCCGCTGAACCTGCTGCTGGCGCGCGAGGTCCGCCTGGATCGCGGCGTGACCATCACCGACGTCCGGCCGCTGGCCGACGGCTTCACCATCGTGGCCCAGGACGCCAAGCGCCAGGCGCTGGGCCGCATCTCGATGGACTTCTCCAATTCGCCCGTCGGCCTGATGGGCTGGACGGTCACGGACATCAAGGGCGGCCAGATCCGGGTGCGCCTGATCGATTTCGCTGAGACCTCCGACCTGGATCCCAAGCTCTTCGTCTTGACGGATCCCCGCCGCAAGGTCGGCAAATAG
- a CDS encoding DNA translocase FtsK produces MSSETFMARAARRSTTELLWDAIRYGWVQPWTARFRGGIITVIGAVLLLAIATYNATDPSLNAATGEPARNALGAPGAAIADLLMQSLGLSGWGVALFMLVFGVTRVAQADPDAERKDLRQRAGVGVLGLLALSATLAAPPPPAIWQLEKGLGGFWGDALLHMVAGVLRFAHIPGATIVAAILFAVAALVALGFAIGVREVDPDAIHNAVSNALQPRVRAEPEPVTEPAPKPARAKREKAEAAPKRERPGRLPPIDADDDEAVVAAAPTPVSQRAQERAYTPPPQDDEDDFEDSLDARPMAIAKPKTVPKESGREAREQQKAFAFEEDAGFQLPELAMLAKAKPRSSEVDAGALRQNARLLESVLAEFGVKGQIDQIRPGPVVTMYELVPAPGVKTARVVALADDIARSMSVISCRVAVAQGRNAIGIEMPNSKRETVYLRDLLSSADYEKASQILPMALGETIGGEPYIADLAKMPHLLIAGTTGSGKSVGVNAMILSILYKLPPEKCRFIMIDPKMLELSVYDGIPHLLAPVVTDPKKAVVALKWTVREMEDRYRRMSKIGVRNIGGYNEKANEALDKGEHFERTVQTGFDDAGRPIYETEQIRPEAMPYLVVVIDEVADLMMVAGKDIEGAVQRLAQMARAAGIHLIMATQRPSVDVITGTIKANFPTRISFQVTSKIDARTILGEQGAEQLLGQGDMLYMAGGGRITRLHGPFVSDGEVEQVAKFLRDQGIPQYLEEVTAGGDEEQEEAIEGAFAGEGGSNDLYDHAVAVVTRDRKASTSYIQRRLQIGYNRAASLMERMEKEGVVGAANHAGKREILAPPPPPM; encoded by the coding sequence TTGAGTTCGGAGACTTTCATGGCGCGAGCCGCGCGGCGATCCACGACGGAGCTCCTGTGGGATGCGATCCGTTACGGCTGGGTCCAGCCCTGGACCGCCCGGTTCCGAGGCGGGATCATCACCGTGATCGGGGCCGTGCTGCTGCTGGCCATCGCCACCTACAACGCCACCGATCCCAGCCTGAACGCCGCCACCGGCGAGCCGGCCCGCAACGCCCTGGGCGCGCCCGGTGCGGCGATCGCCGACCTGTTGATGCAGTCTCTGGGCCTGTCCGGCTGGGGCGTGGCCCTGTTCATGCTGGTCTTCGGCGTCACCCGCGTGGCCCAGGCCGACCCGGACGCCGAGCGCAAGGACCTGCGCCAGCGCGCCGGTGTCGGCGTCCTGGGTCTGCTGGCGCTCTCCGCTACCCTGGCCGCGCCTCCGCCGCCCGCGATCTGGCAGCTGGAAAAGGGCCTGGGCGGCTTCTGGGGCGACGCCCTGCTGCACATGGTGGCCGGCGTTCTGCGCTTCGCCCACATTCCCGGCGCGACGATCGTCGCCGCCATCCTGTTCGCGGTCGCGGCCCTCGTCGCCCTGGGCTTCGCCATCGGCGTGCGCGAGGTCGATCCCGACGCCATCCACAACGCCGTCAGCAACGCCCTGCAGCCCCGCGTCCGCGCCGAGCCCGAGCCCGTGACCGAACCGGCCCCCAAGCCCGCCCGCGCCAAGCGGGAAAAGGCCGAGGCCGCGCCCAAGCGCGAACGGCCGGGCCGCCTGCCGCCGATTGACGCCGATGACGACGAGGCCGTGGTCGCCGCTGCGCCGACCCCCGTGTCGCAGCGCGCACAGGAGCGGGCCTACACCCCGCCGCCGCAGGACGACGAGGACGACTTCGAAGACTCGCTGGACGCCCGCCCGATGGCGATCGCCAAGCCCAAGACCGTGCCCAAGGAGTCGGGCCGCGAAGCGCGCGAGCAGCAGAAGGCCTTCGCCTTCGAAGAGGACGCCGGCTTCCAACTGCCCGAACTGGCCATGCTGGCCAAGGCCAAGCCACGCTCGTCGGAAGTCGACGCCGGCGCCCTGCGCCAGAACGCCCGGCTGCTGGAAAGCGTTCTGGCCGAGTTTGGCGTCAAGGGCCAGATCGACCAGATCCGCCCCGGCCCCGTGGTCACCATGTACGAGCTGGTGCCGGCCCCGGGCGTCAAGACCGCGCGGGTCGTGGCCCTGGCCGACGACATCGCCCGCTCGATGAGCGTGATCTCGTGCCGCGTGGCCGTGGCCCAGGGCCGTAACGCCATCGGCATCGAAATGCCGAACTCCAAGCGCGAGACGGTCTATCTGCGCGACCTGCTGTCCAGCGCCGACTACGAGAAGGCCAGCCAGATCCTGCCCATGGCGCTGGGCGAGACCATCGGTGGCGAGCCCTATATCGCCGACCTGGCCAAGATGCCCCACCTGCTGATCGCCGGCACCACCGGCTCGGGCAAGTCGGTCGGCGTCAACGCCATGATCCTGTCGATCCTGTACAAGCTGCCGCCCGAGAAGTGCCGCTTCATCATGATCGACCCCAAGATGCTGGAACTGTCGGTCTATGACGGCATCCCGCACCTGCTGGCGCCCGTCGTGACCGACCCGAAGAAGGCCGTCGTCGCCCTGAAGTGGACCGTCCGCGAGATGGAGGACCGCTATCGCCGCATGTCGAAGATCGGCGTGCGCAACATCGGCGGCTATAACGAGAAGGCCAACGAGGCCCTGGACAAGGGCGAGCACTTCGAGCGCACCGTCCAGACCGGCTTCGACGACGCCGGCCGTCCGATCTACGAGACCGAACAGATCCGTCCCGAGGCCATGCCCTACTTGGTCGTGGTCATCGACGAGGTCGCCGACCTGATGATGGTGGCCGGCAAGGACATCGAAGGCGCCGTCCAGCGTCTGGCCCAGATGGCCCGCGCCGCCGGCATCCACCTGATCATGGCCACCCAGCGACCGTCGGTCGACGTCATCACCGGCACCATCAAGGCCAACTTCCCGACCCGGATCAGCTTCCAGGTCACCAGCAAGATCGACGCCCGCACCATCCTGGGCGAGCAGGGCGCCGAGCAGCTGCTGGGCCAGGGCGACATGCTCTACATGGCCGGCGGCGGCCGCATCACCCGCCTGCATGGTCCGTTCGTCTCCGACGGCGAAGTCGAGCAGGTCGCCAAGTTCCTGCGCGACCAGGGCATCCCGCAGTACCTGGAAGAGGTCACCGCCGGCGGCGACGAAGAGCAGGAAGAGGCCATCGAGGGCGCGTTCGCAGGCGAGGGCGGGTCCAACGATCTCTACGACCACGCCGTGGCCGTGGTCACCCGCGACCGCAAGGCCTCGACCAGCTACATCCAGCGCCGCCTGCAGATCGGCTACAACCGCGCCGCCTCGCTGATGGAGCGGATGGAGAAGGAAGGCGTCGTCGGCGCCGCCAACCACGCCGGCAAGCGCGAGATCCTGGCCCCGCCGCCACCGCCCATGTAA
- a CDS encoding glutamate racemase, which yields MIGVFDSGVGGLTVHRALVQRLPQADFTYLADQAHAPYGVRTGEEIVELTKAGCIRLFDRGASLVVLACNTASAIALRRLQQTWLPGYRKEIGRPVNILGIIVPTIEKATGLPWEHEAERRGEKVEQLDILGVFATQATVRSRVYEIEIDKRKQDLAVFSEACPELVPLIEGDASVVELAKAVESHVEALKTRIGRYPHRVVLGCTHYEIIADLFRAALPAGTPLIQQPEATADALELYLERHPDYVTGTGGGRAFLTTGTPGPQNGLVQGFWGGPVTFEQA from the coding sequence ATGATCGGCGTCTTCGACTCCGGCGTGGGCGGGCTTACGGTCCACCGCGCCCTCGTGCAGCGTCTGCCCCAGGCGGACTTCACCTATCTGGCCGACCAGGCCCATGCGCCCTACGGCGTGCGCACCGGCGAGGAGATCGTCGAGCTGACCAAGGCCGGCTGCATCCGCCTGTTCGACCGCGGCGCCAGCCTGGTCGTCCTGGCCTGCAACACCGCCTCGGCCATCGCCCTGCGCCGCCTGCAGCAGACCTGGCTGCCGGGCTACCGCAAGGAGATCGGCCGGCCGGTCAACATCCTGGGCATCATCGTCCCGACCATCGAGAAGGCCACCGGCCTGCCGTGGGAGCACGAGGCCGAGCGGCGCGGCGAGAAGGTCGAGCAGCTGGACATTCTGGGCGTGTTCGCCACCCAGGCCACGGTGCGCTCGCGCGTCTACGAGATCGAGATCGACAAGCGGAAGCAGGACCTGGCGGTATTCTCCGAGGCCTGCCCGGAGCTGGTGCCGTTGATCGAAGGCGACGCCTCGGTGGTCGAACTGGCCAAGGCGGTCGAGAGCCATGTCGAAGCGCTGAAGACCCGCATCGGCCGCTATCCGCACCGCGTGGTGCTGGGCTGCACCCACTATGAGATCATCGCCGACCTGTTTCGCGCCGCCCTGCCGGCCGGCACCCCGCTGATCCAGCAGCCCGAGGCCACCGCCGACGCGCTGGAGCTCTATCTGGAACGCCATCCGGACTACGTCACCGGAACTGGTGGTGGCCGAGCGTTCCTGACCACGGGGACGCCTGGTCCGCAGAACGGCCTGGTGCAGGGGTTCTGGGGTGGGCCGGTGACGTTCGAACAAGCATGA